From Streptosporangiales bacterium, a single genomic window includes:
- a CDS encoding MCE family protein, with amino-acid sequence MTSRIRYQAYGIALVVVLALLVGISIAAYQKRFTPVVDVTVKAQTVGTQLNVGGDVKMRGVVVGEIRQITSDGRSATIRLALKPEQVRHIPANSSARFVPKTLFGERYVDLRPPQIASTRTIGRGDVIPEDRSAAALALNRVLDDLLPLLRTLEPDKVQATLNALATALEGRGEQIGDNLERLDTYLREINPHLPAIKHDIKAIAEVAKMYDDVIPDLAATLRHVSNTAQTVSEKERTLQEFLTSTTTFAVTARDFLGRHEARLIAVGDVNRPTLELLARYSPEYPCLLAGLAESDNEQLAKTFENRRLHITMEIIKARPAYQPGEDAPEWTDKRGPDCRGLPDPDVPYDPGIHFEDGTQDDGYNNPGRSAESGLPPGLGGPSARVTGTAAEKRTIGALVAPVTGKSADEAPDITTLLFGPMARGTAVSVS; translated from the coding sequence ATGACTTCCCGAATCCGCTACCAGGCCTACGGCATCGCCCTCGTCGTCGTCCTCGCGCTGCTCGTGGGCATCTCGATCGCCGCCTACCAGAAGCGCTTCACCCCCGTCGTCGACGTGACGGTGAAGGCGCAGACGGTCGGCACCCAGCTCAACGTCGGCGGCGACGTCAAGATGCGCGGGGTCGTCGTCGGCGAGATCAGGCAGATCACGTCCGACGGCAGGTCGGCGACCATCAGGCTCGCGCTGAAGCCGGAGCAGGTGCGGCACATCCCGGCCAACTCGTCCGCCAGGTTCGTGCCCAAGACGCTGTTCGGCGAGCGGTACGTCGACCTGCGCCCGCCGCAGATCGCCAGCACCCGCACGATCGGCCGCGGCGACGTGATCCCCGAGGACCGCTCGGCAGCCGCCCTCGCACTCAACCGGGTGCTCGACGACCTGCTGCCACTGCTGCGCACGCTGGAGCCTGACAAGGTGCAGGCCACCCTCAACGCCCTCGCCACCGCGCTGGAGGGCCGGGGCGAGCAGATCGGTGACAACCTCGAACGCCTCGACACCTACCTCAGGGAGATCAACCCGCACCTGCCGGCGATCAAGCACGACATCAAGGCCATCGCCGAGGTCGCGAAGATGTACGACGACGTCATCCCCGACCTCGCTGCCACGTTGCGGCACGTGAGCAACACCGCGCAGACGGTCTCGGAGAAGGAACGCACCCTGCAGGAGTTCCTCACCTCGACGACGACGTTCGCGGTCACCGCACGCGACTTCCTCGGCCGGCACGAGGCGCGGCTCATCGCCGTCGGCGACGTCAACCGACCGACGCTCGAGCTGCTCGCGCGGTACTCACCGGAGTACCCGTGCCTGCTGGCCGGGCTGGCGGAGTCCGACAACGAGCAGCTCGCGAAGACGTTCGAGAACCGGCGCCTGCACATCACCATGGAGATCATCAAGGCCAGGCCGGCGTACCAGCCGGGCGAGGACGCGCCCGAATGGACCGACAAGCGGGGGCCCGACTGCCGGGGCCTGCCGGACCCCGACGTCCCGTACGATCCGGGGATCCACTTCGAGGACGGCACGCAGGACGACGGCTACAACAACCCCGGCCGCAGCGCGGAGTCGGGCCTGCCGCCCGGCCTCGGCGGGCCGTCGGCGAGGGTGACCGGCACCGCCGCGGAGAAGCGGACGATCGGCGCGCTCGTCGCGCCGGTCACCGGCAAGTCGGCGGACGAGGCCCCGGACATCACCACGTTGCTGTTCGGGCCGATGGCGCGCGGGACGGCGGTGAGTGTGTCGTGA
- a CDS encoding ABC transporter permease — translation MGRQLSFYGRAIAWTPRTVVRYKKETIRLLAEVTLGSGGLAVIGGTVGVIAFMTFFVGTEVGLQGYSALNQIGTSAFSGFVSAYFNTREIAPLTAGLALSATVGCGFTAQLGAMRINEEVDALEVMAVPSIPYLVTTRLVAGFVAVIPLYIIGLLASYLATRTIVTFYYGQSAGTYDHYFHLFLPPQDVLWSFLKVLVFAVVIMLVHCYHGYTASGGPAGVGVAVGRAVRTSIVAINVVDFFLSLAIWGATTTVRIAG, via the coding sequence ATGGGCAGGCAGCTGTCCTTCTACGGCCGCGCGATCGCCTGGACCCCGCGCACCGTCGTCCGCTACAAGAAGGAGACGATCCGGCTGCTCGCCGAGGTGACCCTCGGCTCCGGGGGCCTCGCCGTCATCGGCGGCACGGTCGGCGTGATCGCGTTCATGACGTTCTTCGTCGGCACCGAGGTCGGCCTGCAGGGCTACAGCGCGCTCAACCAGATCGGCACGTCGGCGTTCTCCGGGTTCGTGTCGGCGTACTTCAACACCCGCGAGATCGCGCCGCTGACCGCCGGTCTCGCCCTGTCGGCCACGGTCGGCTGCGGCTTCACCGCGCAGCTCGGCGCCATGCGGATCAACGAGGAGGTCGACGCCCTCGAGGTGATGGCGGTCCCCTCGATCCCGTACCTCGTCACGACCCGCCTCGTCGCCGGCTTCGTCGCGGTGATCCCGCTCTACATCATCGGCCTGCTGGCCTCCTACCTCGCGACCCGCACGATCGTGACCTTCTACTACGGCCAGTCGGCGGGCACCTACGACCACTACTTCCACCTCTTCCTACCGCCGCAGGACGTCCTCTGGTCGTTCCTCAAGGTGCTGGTCTTCGCCGTCGTGATCATGCTGGTGCACTGCTACCACGGCTACACCGCGTCCGGCGGTCCCGCGGGCGTCGGCGTCGCGGTCGGCCGTGCGGTGCGCACCTCGATCGTCGCGATCAACGTCGTCGACTTCTTCCTCAGCCTCGCGATCTGGGGCGCCACCACGACCGTGCGGATCGCGGGGTGA
- a CDS encoding ABC transporter permease gives MSSGFLAPLRSSGQLFALAGDTFRATFRRPFQWKEMVEQSWFVASVTILPTALVSIPFGAVIALQVGGLVRQLGAQAFIGSTAVLAVVREASPIVTALLIAGAGGSAVCADLGSRKIREEIDAMEVLGINPIQRLVVPRVIAMMLVAVLLNGLVSVVGVCGGYFFNVVLQGGTPGAYLASFTALAQLPDLWAGEFKALVFGALAAIVASYKGLNAGGGPKGVGDAVNQSVVITFMLLFFANFILTAVYFQVIPQKG, from the coding sequence ATGAGCTCGGGCTTCCTCGCTCCGCTGCGGAGCTCGGGCCAGCTCTTCGCGCTCGCCGGCGACACCTTCCGCGCGACCTTCCGCCGTCCCTTCCAGTGGAAGGAGATGGTCGAGCAGTCGTGGTTCGTGGCGAGCGTGACGATCCTGCCGACCGCGCTGGTCTCGATCCCGTTCGGCGCGGTCATCGCGCTGCAGGTGGGCGGTCTCGTCCGCCAGCTCGGGGCGCAGGCGTTCATCGGGTCCACCGCGGTGCTCGCGGTCGTCCGCGAGGCCTCGCCGATCGTCACCGCGCTGCTGATCGCCGGCGCCGGTGGCTCCGCCGTGTGCGCCGACCTCGGCTCCCGCAAGATCCGCGAGGAGATCGACGCGATGGAGGTGCTGGGCATCAACCCGATCCAGCGGCTCGTCGTGCCGCGGGTGATCGCGATGATGCTCGTGGCCGTCCTGCTGAACGGCCTGGTCTCGGTCGTCGGGGTGTGCGGCGGGTACTTCTTCAACGTCGTCCTCCAGGGCGGCACCCCCGGCGCCTACCTCGCGTCGTTCACCGCGCTCGCGCAGCTGCCCGACCTGTGGGCGGGCGAGTTCAAGGCGCTGGTCTTCGGCGCGCTCGCGGCGATCGTCGCGTCGTACAAGGGGCTCAACGCCGGCGGCGGTCCGAAGGGCGTCGGCGACGCCGTCAACCAGTCCGTCGTGATCACGTTCATGCTGCTGTTCTTCGCCAACTTCATCCTCACGGCCGTCTACTTCCAGGTCATACCGCAGAAGGGCTGA
- a CDS encoding ATP-binding cassette domain-containing protein: MGVEVRIEGLSKSFGRQVIWEDVSFTLPAGEISVLLGPSGTGKSVFLKCLVGLLKPNQGSIDIGDVDVCSCSEKELYEVRRLFGVLFQDGALFGSMNIYDNVAFPLREHTRKSEREVRSIVMGLLDMVGLAGSEKKLPGEISGGMRKRAGLARALVLDPEIILFDEPDSGLDPVRTAHLNQLIVDLNQQTAATMLIVTHDINTARTVPDNIGLLYHRHLAMFGQREMLLSSHEPVVRQFLNAQREGPIGMAEEKDADELIQEASAGHDLPPLPPIPLQQMPTNGRPRPSQRPPGEWGRRYGVEPPPGSFAAAAPGHGGASSATTTSVPALSDPPTVVDR; this comes from the coding sequence GTGGGCGTCGAGGTCCGCATCGAGGGACTGTCGAAGTCCTTCGGTCGGCAGGTGATCTGGGAGGACGTCTCGTTCACCCTGCCTGCCGGTGAGATCTCGGTGCTGCTCGGCCCGTCCGGCACCGGCAAGTCGGTCTTCCTCAAGTGCCTCGTGGGGCTCCTGAAGCCCAACCAGGGCTCCATCGACATCGGCGACGTCGACGTCTGCAGCTGCTCGGAGAAGGAGCTCTACGAGGTCCGTCGCCTGTTCGGCGTGCTCTTCCAGGACGGCGCGCTGTTCGGCTCGATGAACATCTACGACAACGTCGCCTTCCCGCTGCGCGAGCACACCCGCAAGTCCGAGCGGGAGGTGCGGTCCATCGTGATGGGGCTGCTCGACATGGTCGGGCTCGCGGGCTCGGAGAAGAAGCTGCCGGGCGAGATCTCGGGTGGCATGCGCAAGCGCGCCGGACTCGCCAGGGCGCTGGTCCTCGACCCCGAGATCATCCTGTTCGACGAGCCCGACTCGGGCCTCGACCCGGTGCGCACGGCCCACCTGAACCAGCTCATCGTCGACCTCAACCAGCAGACGGCCGCGACGATGCTGATCGTCACCCACGACATCAACACGGCGCGCACGGTGCCGGACAACATCGGGCTGCTCTACCACCGGCACCTCGCCATGTTCGGCCAGCGCGAGATGCTGCTGTCCAGCCACGAGCCCGTCGTCCGCCAGTTCCTCAACGCCCAGCGGGAGGGGCCGATCGGCATGGCGGAGGAGAAGGACGCCGACGAGCTCATCCAGGAGGCGTCGGCCGGGCACGACCTGCCGCCGCTCCCGCCGATCCCGCTGCAGCAGATGCCGACCAACGGCAGGCCGCGGCCGAGCCAGCGTCCGCCGGGGGAGTGGGGCAGGCGCTACGGCGTCGAGCCGCCGCCCGGCTCGTTCGCCGCCGCCGCACCCGGCCACGGTGGCGCCTCGTCGGCCACGACGACGTCCGTCCCCGCGCTCAGCGACCCGCCGACGGTGGTCGACCGATGA
- the rplL gene encoding 50S ribosomal protein L7/L12: MAKLSTDELLDTFKEMTLLELSDFVKQFEDTFDVKAAAPAAVAVAPAQGADAPAAEEQDEFDVVLESAGEKKIQVIKEVRGLTSLGLREAKELVEGAPKPILEKVDKDAAAKAKEALEGAGATVTVK; this comes from the coding sequence ATGGCGAAGCTCAGCACCGACGAGCTGCTCGACACGTTCAAGGAAATGACGCTGCTCGAGCTCAGCGACTTCGTGAAGCAGTTCGAGGACACGTTCGACGTCAAGGCCGCCGCGCCCGCCGCGGTCGCCGTCGCCCCCGCGCAGGGTGCCGACGCCCCGGCCGCGGAGGAGCAGGACGAGTTCGACGTCGTCCTCGAGAGCGCCGGCGAGAAGAAGATCCAGGTCATCAAGGAGGTCCGCGGTCTCACCAGCCTCGGCCTGCGCGAGGCCAAGGAGCTCGTCGAGGGCGCGCCGAAGCCGATCCTGGAGAAGGTCGACAAGGACGCCGCGGCCAAGGCCAAGGAGGCGCTCGAGGGCGCCGGGGCCACCGTCACGGTCAAGTAG
- the rplJ gene encoding 50S ribosomal protein L10, which produces MSRADKATAVADLAEAFREADAAVLTEYRGLTVAQIAQLRRALGADTSYRVVKNTLTKIAAKEAGVDVFDDLLQGPSAIAFVKGDPVEAAKSLRDFAKDNPPLVIKGGLLDGRPLSRDELAKLADLESREVLLSKLAGAMKASLSGAAALFQAPLTNAARLAEALRAKVEQEGGAEAATETSADADAEAPAAAEAEVAADAPAEAEGSTTES; this is translated from the coding sequence ATGAGCCGGGCTGACAAGGCGACGGCGGTCGCCGATCTCGCGGAGGCGTTCCGCGAGGCCGATGCCGCCGTCCTGACCGAGTACCGAGGTCTCACCGTCGCGCAGATCGCCCAGTTGCGTCGTGCGCTCGGTGCAGACACGTCGTATCGGGTCGTCAAGAACACCCTCACCAAGATCGCGGCCAAGGAGGCCGGCGTCGACGTGTTCGACGACCTCCTCCAGGGCCCGAGCGCCATCGCGTTCGTCAAGGGCGACCCGGTCGAGGCGGCGAAGAGCCTCCGCGACTTCGCCAAGGACAACCCGCCGCTGGTGATCAAGGGCGGCCTGCTGGACGGCCGCCCGCTGAGCCGCGACGAGCTCGCCAAGCTCGCCGACCTGGAATCCCGCGAGGTTCTGCTCAGCAAGCTCGCCGGCGCGATGAAGGCGTCGCTGTCCGGTGCCGCCGCGCTGTTCCAGGCACCGCTCACGAACGCCGCGCGGCTGGCCGAGGCGCTGCGCGCCAAGGTCGAGCAGGAGGGCGGCGCCGAGGCGGCGACCGAGACATCCGCCGACGCCGACGCCGAGGCACCTGCCGCGGCCGAGGCAGAGGTAGCTGCCGACGCTCCGGCCGAGGCCGAGGGTTCGACGACCGAGTCGTAG
- the rplA gene encoding 50S ribosomal protein L1, protein MKRSKTYRAAAEPIDASKVHSPAEAVTLVKQGAKTKFDQTVDVAVRLGVDPRKADQMVRGTVNLPHGTGKTARVLVLAGGQKADEAIEAGADFVGTDDMIEKIQGGWLDFDAVVATPDLMGKVGRLGRVLGPRGLMPNPKTGTVTMDVTKAVGDIKGGKIEFRVDRHGNLHFVIGKASFDEQQLVENYTAAFDEVVRLKPSTSKGRYVKKVTMSSTMGPGVQVDPNTRSSAAAADD, encoded by the coding sequence ATGAAACGCTCGAAGACATACCGCGCCGCGGCCGAGCCGATCGACGCGAGCAAGGTGCACTCGCCCGCCGAAGCGGTCACGCTCGTGAAGCAGGGCGCGAAGACCAAGTTCGACCAGACCGTCGACGTCGCCGTCCGTCTCGGCGTCGACCCGCGCAAGGCGGACCAGATGGTCCGCGGCACCGTCAACCTGCCGCACGGCACGGGCAAGACGGCGCGGGTGCTGGTGCTCGCCGGCGGCCAGAAGGCCGACGAGGCCATCGAGGCCGGCGCCGACTTCGTGGGCACCGACGACATGATCGAGAAGATCCAGGGTGGCTGGCTCGACTTCGACGCCGTCGTGGCCACGCCCGACCTGATGGGCAAGGTCGGCCGGCTCGGGCGGGTGCTCGGCCCGCGCGGCCTGATGCCGAACCCGAAGACCGGCACGGTCACCATGGACGTCACCAAGGCGGTCGGCGACATCAAGGGCGGCAAGATCGAGTTCCGCGTCGACCGGCACGGCAACCTGCACTTCGTGATCGGCAAGGCGTCGTTCGACGAGCAGCAGCTCGTGGAGAACTACACCGCCGCGTTCGACGAGGTCGTCAGGCTCAAGCCGTCCACGTCGAAGGGCCGCTACGTCAAGAAGGTCACCATGTCCTCGACGATGGGCCCCGGCGTCCAGGTCGACCCCAACACCCGCAGCTCCGCCGCTGCAGCCGACGACTGA
- the rplK gene encoding 50S ribosomal protein L11 — protein MPPKSRKLSAVIKLQIQAGQATPAPPVGPALGQHGVNIMEFCKAYNAATEQQRGNVVPVEISVYEDRSFTFVTKTPPAADLLKKAASVEKGSGEPHKTKVGTVTRDQVREIARTKMSDLNANDVEAAANIVAGTARSMGITVKE, from the coding sequence ATGCCTCCCAAGAGTAGGAAGCTCTCTGCGGTCATCAAGCTGCAGATCCAGGCGGGCCAGGCCACGCCGGCCCCGCCGGTCGGCCCCGCGCTCGGCCAGCACGGCGTCAACATCATGGAGTTCTGCAAGGCGTACAACGCCGCCACGGAGCAACAGCGTGGCAACGTCGTACCCGTCGAGATCTCGGTGTACGAGGACCGCTCGTTCACCTTCGTCACCAAGACGCCCCCGGCGGCCGACCTCCTCAAGAAGGCGGCGAGCGTCGAGAAGGGCAGCGGCGAGCCGCACAAGACGAAGGTCGGCACCGTCACGCGTGACCAGGTGCGCGAGATCGCCAGGACCAAGATGTCCGACCTCAACGCGAACGACGTCGAGGCCGCGGCGAACATCGTCGCCGGCACGGCTCGCTCGATGGGCATCACCGTCAAGGAGTAG
- the nusG gene encoding transcription termination/antitermination protein NusG: MAPEDGARHSLAETDVEAPGADQDTTVDDQAESTTDEAGDPADASTDAVATDAVADAEGADEAGADEASAEPTNGVSPAAEMAAPLPDDEDPLAELRDRLRSSIGHWYVIHSYAGYENRVKTNVESRITSLNMEDYIFEVAVPTQEVTEVKGGKRQQVTQKMLPGYVLVRMDLTDESWAVVRHTPGVTGFVGVGNQPAPLTTDEVVALLAPAVERKPAKQAPKSVEFEAGESVTVMEGPFATLPATINEINVDSQKLKVLVSIFGRETPVELSFDQVQKI, encoded by the coding sequence ATGGCGCCGGAGGACGGCGCACGGCACTCCCTGGCCGAGACCGACGTCGAGGCGCCCGGTGCCGACCAGGACACGACCGTGGACGACCAGGCGGAGTCGACCACGGACGAGGCCGGCGACCCCGCGGACGCGTCGACCGATGCAGTCGCGACCGATGCGGTCGCGGACGCCGAGGGAGCCGACGAGGCGGGAGCCGACGAGGCGTCCGCGGAGCCGACCAACGGCGTGAGCCCGGCCGCTGAGATGGCCGCCCCGCTCCCCGACGACGAGGACCCGCTGGCCGAGCTCCGCGACCGGCTGCGCAGCTCCATCGGCCACTGGTACGTCATCCACTCCTACGCCGGCTACGAGAACCGCGTGAAGACCAACGTGGAGAGCCGGATCACCTCGCTCAACATGGAGGACTACATCTTCGAGGTGGCGGTGCCCACCCAGGAGGTGACCGAGGTCAAGGGCGGCAAGCGCCAGCAGGTCACCCAGAAGATGCTCCCCGGCTACGTCCTCGTCCGCATGGACCTCACCGACGAGTCGTGGGCGGTCGTCCGGCACACCCCCGGCGTCACCGGCTTCGTCGGCGTCGGCAACCAGCCGGCACCGCTGACGACCGACGAGGTCGTCGCGCTGCTCGCGCCGGCGGTCGAGCGGAAGCCGGCCAAGCAGGCGCCGAAATCGGTCGAGTTCGAGGCCGGCGAGTCGGTCACCGTCATGGAGGGGCCGTTCGCCACACTCCCGGCGACGATCAACGAGATCAACGTCGACTCGCAGAAGCTCAAGGTCCTCGTGTCGATCTTCGGGCGCGAGACCCCGGTCGAGCTCTCGTTCGATCAGGTACAGAAGATCTAG
- the secE gene encoding preprotein translocase subunit SecE codes for MTETKGPTRDAKRGSADDRSADFVSPGVLRSFFRAPGVFYRECVAELRKVVWPTRKQVVTYTSVVLVFVLVLIGIVTGLDFAFGKGVLQIFS; via the coding sequence GTGACCGAGACCAAGGGCCCCACCAGGGACGCCAAGCGAGGGTCCGCCGACGACCGGTCGGCCGACTTCGTCTCGCCCGGCGTGCTGCGCAGCTTCTTCCGGGCCCCCGGCGTCTTCTACCGGGAGTGCGTGGCCGAGCTGCGCAAGGTCGTGTGGCCGACCCGCAAGCAGGTCGTCACCTACACCTCGGTCGTCCTCGTGTTCGTCCTCGTCCTCATCGGCATCGTGACCGGCCTCGACTTCGCCTTCGGGAAGGGCGTGCTGCAGATCTTCAGCTGA